The following are from one region of the Vitis riparia cultivar Riparia Gloire de Montpellier isolate 1030 chromosome 14, EGFV_Vit.rip_1.0, whole genome shotgun sequence genome:
- the LOC117930982 gene encoding protein transport protein SEC13 homolog B gives MPSQKIETGHQDTVHDVAMDYYGKRVATASSDTTIKIIGVSNNASQHLATLSGHQGPVWQVVWAHPKFGSILASCSYDGRVIIWKEGNQNEWTQAHVFSDHKSSVNSIAWAPHELGLCLACGSSDGNISVFTARSDGTWDTTKIDQAHPVGVTSVSWAPSMAPGALVGSGLLDPVQKLVSGGCDNTVKVWKLYNGNWKMDCFPALQMHTDWVRDVAWAPNLGLPKSTIASASQDGTVVIWTVAKEGDQWEGKVLKDFKTPVWRVSWSLTGNLLAVADGNNNVTLWKEAVDGEWQQVTTVDP, from the coding sequence ATGCCTTCACAGAAGATCGAAACAGGTCACCAGGACACAGTCCATGATGTTGCCATGGATTACTATGGAAAGAGAGTGGCAACAGCTTCATCTGATACCACCATTAAGATAATCGGTGTTAGCAATAATGCTTCACAACACCTTGCTACTTTGAGTGGTCATCAAGGCCCTGTTTGGCAGGTTGTTTGGGCACACCCCAAGTTTGGATCAATCCTTGCTTCTTGTTCCTATGATGGCCGAGTGATAATCTGGAAGGAAGGAAATCAAAATGAGTGGACACAAGCTCATGTTTTCAGTGATCATAAATCATCTGTCAACTCCATTGCTTGGGCACCTCATGAACTTGGCCTCTGCTTGGCTTGTGGGTCCTCTGATGGGAATATCTCTGTCTTCACTGCTAGGTCTGATGGCACTTGGGACACCACAAAGATAGATCAAGCTCACCCTGTTGGAGTAACCTCAGTTTCATGGGCCCCATCAATGGCTCCTGGTGCTCTGGTTGGATCTGGTCTGCTGGATCCTGTTCAGAAGCTGGTTTCTGGTGGCTGTGATAATACTGTGAAGGTGTGGAAGCTATACAACGGGAATTGGAAGATGGACTGTTTCCCTGCTCTTCAGATGCATACAGATTGGGTAAGGGATGTGGCTTGGGCACCCAATTTGGGGCTTCCAAAGTCCACAATTGCAAGTGCTTCACAGGATGGAACAGTTGTAATATGGACTGTGGCCAAGGAAGGTGATCAATGGGAGGGTAAAgttttgaaggatttcaagACCCCAGTTTGGAGGGTCTCATGGTCGCTGACTGGAAACCTATTGGCTGTGGCTGATGGAAACAATAATGTGACATTATGGAAAGAAGCAGTTGATGGTGAGTGGCAACAGGTTACTACAGTGGACCCATAG